One stretch of Salarias fasciatus chromosome 19, fSalaFa1.1, whole genome shotgun sequence DNA includes these proteins:
- the cldn23l gene encoding claudin-23, which produces MMHTPASMVMGIVFAPLGLVLVFTAAITPQWREGQARLGVGGPGAKGQGLGGRSGSVEALLLLRSDGLWESCLQVERSELKHCWPVVGPYKWDPRVRLAQGLVLTSLFLCGTGIVLACIGVRCWTDLPLRGVAASGGLLVVTAGLLSLTALGVYTHNLRGLGVDPGRRISSPRFPHLSLHPAGSLYFGWLGSCLQVLGGGALLFSFKRPRCPTCPSRPELPVCPACSSCPEITNKTDMDVYEVSC; this is translated from the coding sequence ATGATGCACACTCCGGCCTCCATGGTGATGGGGATCGTCTTCGCCCCCCTGGGACTGGTCCTCGTCTTCACGGCGGCCATCACCCCTCAGTGGAGGGAGGGACAGGCGCGTCTGGGCGTCGGGGGGCCGGGAGCCAAAGGTCAGGGGCTGGGCGGCCGGTCCGGCTCCGTGGAGGCGCTGCTCCTGCTGCGGTCCGACGGGCTGTGGGAGAGCTGCCTGCAGGTGGAGCGCTCCGAGCTGAAGCACTGCTGGCCCGTCGTCGGTCCGTACAAGTGGGACCCCCGGGTCCGCCTGGCGCAGGGCTTGGTGCTCACCTCCCTGTTCCTGTGCGGCACCGGCATCGTCCTGGCCTGCATCGGGGTTCGCTGCTGGACAGATCTGCCCCTCAGGGGAGTGGCAGCCTCCggggggctgctggtggtgacGGCGGGGCTGCTGAGCCTGACGGCTCTGGGCGTGTACACACACAACCTCAGAGGACTCGGGGTGGATCCGGGCCGAAGGATCAGCAGCCCCAGGTTCCCCCACCTCAGCCTGCACCCGGCGGGCTCGCTCTACTTCGGCTGGCTGGGCTCCTGCCTGCAGGTGCTGGGGGGCGGCGCCCTGCTGTTCAGCTTCAAGCGGCCCAGATGCCCCACCTGCCCGTCCCGTCCCGAGCTGCCCGTCTGCcccgcctgcagctcctgcccAGAAATCACCAACAAGACCGACATGGACGTGTACGAAGTCAGCTGTTAG
- the grhl3 gene encoding grainyhead-like protein 3 homolog isoform X1, with protein MTKETETLGLVCQSENFNYNLYANYLMMDSWPCLESPVPEPNHAKTRLHTGDDLAALTVLYEQCKSQREQKIASCHRTGNLYKPTERSLANAADLISLDASSNAMKILPDTISTSHHPEVLLSKQTISLPTPSDSYATLTSVVQDPFDKQELSSIFDTLLQKWPESGAFPDPSTETLPYSDPFPENTSSSVYSGSYTNSPPERIRSEFQFSLGAPAASSCKSNELPMVYLNKGQFYPISLQGVDSSACLTATKVKTVVMAVFENDKTPEQQLRFWNHWHGRQPTVKQRVIDIADYKEVFSGISNIEEVAFNALSFVWNPNEEAKVFIGINSLSTDFSAQKGVKGLPLNLQIDTYDISSGNNQLIHRAACQIKIFCDKGAERKMRDEERKRSKRRGKNTHDANTKKSSVNNNITSEFTILQTVDDHITQPVFFIPETHLSGLQRMVIPADDGESRSSLKRLYQDREQSSSPSSKQARREDPQRVLLYVRTGSEEVFDALMLSSPTLSGLRDAISEKYGMQKDTIGKIYKKCKRGIFVNMDDNIIEHYTNHSAFLIDVSEAPSGQFQITLIEV; from the exons ATGACCAAAGAGACTGA GACTCTGGGACTGGTCTGTCAGAGTGAGAATTTCAACTACAACCTTTACGCAAACTACTTGATGATGGACTCCTGGCCGTGCCTGGAAAGCCCTGTTCCCGAGCCAAACCACGCCAAAACCAGACTCCACACAGGAGACGACCTCGCTGCCCTAACGGTGCTTTATGAACAGTGCAAG agCCAAAGGGAGCAGAAAATTGCTTCCTGCCACCGCACTGGCAATTTGTACAAACCAACAGAGAG GAGTCTGGCCAACGCCGCTGATCTGATTTCGTTGGATGCGTCCTCCAATGCCATGAAGATTCTCCCTGATACCATTTCCACAAGTCACCACCCGGAGGTTCTGTTATCAAAGCAGACCATCTCCCTGCCCACCCCCTCCGACTCGTACGCCACCCTGACCAGCGTGGTCCAAGATCCCTTCGACAAGCAGGAGCTCAGCAGTATCTTCGACACCCTGCTGCAGAAGTGGCCAGAGTCCGGTGCTTTCCCAGACCCCAGCACAGAG ACTCTCCCCTACAGTGATCCATTCCCCGAAAACACATCCAGCTCTGTCTACTCGGGCTCCTACACCAACTCCCCACCAGAGAGAATCAGGAGCGAGTTCCAGTTTTCCCTCGGAGCTCCCGCGGCGTCCTCTTGCAAGTCTAACGAGCTTCCCATGGTGTACCTGAACAAGGGCCAGTTCTACCCCATCAGCCTTCAAGGTGTGGACAGCAGCGCCTGCCTCACTGCCACCAAAGTCAAA ACGGTGGTGATGGCTGTGTTTGAGAATGACAAGACCCCAGAACAGCAGCTCCGCTTCTGGAATCACTGGCATGGACGCCAGCCGACCGTCAAGCAGCGGGTCATTGACATCG CGGACTACAAAGAAGTGTTCAGTGGCATCAGCAACATCGAGGAGGTTGCTTTCAATGCTCTGTCTTTTGTGTGGAACCCCAATGAAGAGGCCAAG gtGTTCATTGGTATCAACTCCCTCAGCACTGACTTCTCTGCACAAAAAGGAGTGAAAGGTCTGCCTCTAAACCTCCAGATCGACACATACGACATCAGCTCAGGAAACAACCAGCTGATCCACAGAGCCGCCTGCCAGATCAAGATTTTCTGCGACAAG GGTGCGGAGAGAAAAATGCGAgacgaggagaggaagagatcCAAACGGAGGGGAAAGAACACTCATGATGCCAACA CTAAGAAGTCTTCAGTGAATAACAACATCACCAGTGAGTTCACCATCTTGCAAACCGTGGATGACCACATAACCCAGCCAGTGTTCTTCATCCCAGAGACTCACCTCTCCGGGTTACAGCGCATG GTCATTCCGGCGGACGATGGCGAAAG CAGGAGTTCTCTGAAGAGGCTGTATcaggacagagagcagagcagctcccCGTCCAGCAAACAGGCCCGCAGAGAAGACCCTCAGAGAG TTCTGCTGTATGTAAGGACAGGCTCTGAGGAGGTGTTTGATGCGCTCATGCTCAGCTCGCCAACACTCTCCGGCCTGCGAGACGCT ATTTCAGAAAAGTACGGCATGCAAAAAGACACCATTGGGAAAATCTACAAAAAATGCAAGCGAGG GATCTTCGTCAATATGGATGACAACATCATCGAACACTACACCAACCACTCGGCTTTCCTCATCGACGTGTCCGAGGCGCCGTCCGGCCAGTTCCAGATCACTCTCATTGAAGTATGA
- the grhl3 gene encoding grainyhead-like protein 3 homolog isoform X2, with the protein MTKETETLGLVCQSENFNYNLYANYLMMDSWPCLESPVPEPNHAKTRLHTGDDLAALTVLYEQCKSQREQKIASCHRTGNLYKPTERSLANAADLISLDASSNAMKILPDTISTSHHPEVLLSKQTISLPTPSDSYATLTSVVQDPFDKQELSSIFDTLLQKWPESGAFPDPSTETLPYSDPFPENTSSSVYSGSYTNSPPERIRSEFQFSLGAPAASSCKSNELPMVYLNKGQFYPISLQGVDSSACLTATKVKTVVMAVFENDKTPEQQLRFWNHWHGRQPTVKQRVIDIADYKEVFSGISNIEEVAFNALSFVWNPNEEAKVFIGINSLSTDFSAQKGVKGLPLNLQIDTYDISSGNNQLIHRAACQIKIFCDKGAERKMRDEERKRSKRRGKNTHDANTKKSSVNNNITSEFTILQTVDDHITQPVFFIPETHLSGLQRMVIPADDGERSSLKRLYQDREQSSSPSSKQARREDPQRVLLYVRTGSEEVFDALMLSSPTLSGLRDAISEKYGMQKDTIGKIYKKCKRGIFVNMDDNIIEHYTNHSAFLIDVSEAPSGQFQITLIEV; encoded by the exons ATGACCAAAGAGACTGA GACTCTGGGACTGGTCTGTCAGAGTGAGAATTTCAACTACAACCTTTACGCAAACTACTTGATGATGGACTCCTGGCCGTGCCTGGAAAGCCCTGTTCCCGAGCCAAACCACGCCAAAACCAGACTCCACACAGGAGACGACCTCGCTGCCCTAACGGTGCTTTATGAACAGTGCAAG agCCAAAGGGAGCAGAAAATTGCTTCCTGCCACCGCACTGGCAATTTGTACAAACCAACAGAGAG GAGTCTGGCCAACGCCGCTGATCTGATTTCGTTGGATGCGTCCTCCAATGCCATGAAGATTCTCCCTGATACCATTTCCACAAGTCACCACCCGGAGGTTCTGTTATCAAAGCAGACCATCTCCCTGCCCACCCCCTCCGACTCGTACGCCACCCTGACCAGCGTGGTCCAAGATCCCTTCGACAAGCAGGAGCTCAGCAGTATCTTCGACACCCTGCTGCAGAAGTGGCCAGAGTCCGGTGCTTTCCCAGACCCCAGCACAGAG ACTCTCCCCTACAGTGATCCATTCCCCGAAAACACATCCAGCTCTGTCTACTCGGGCTCCTACACCAACTCCCCACCAGAGAGAATCAGGAGCGAGTTCCAGTTTTCCCTCGGAGCTCCCGCGGCGTCCTCTTGCAAGTCTAACGAGCTTCCCATGGTGTACCTGAACAAGGGCCAGTTCTACCCCATCAGCCTTCAAGGTGTGGACAGCAGCGCCTGCCTCACTGCCACCAAAGTCAAA ACGGTGGTGATGGCTGTGTTTGAGAATGACAAGACCCCAGAACAGCAGCTCCGCTTCTGGAATCACTGGCATGGACGCCAGCCGACCGTCAAGCAGCGGGTCATTGACATCG CGGACTACAAAGAAGTGTTCAGTGGCATCAGCAACATCGAGGAGGTTGCTTTCAATGCTCTGTCTTTTGTGTGGAACCCCAATGAAGAGGCCAAG gtGTTCATTGGTATCAACTCCCTCAGCACTGACTTCTCTGCACAAAAAGGAGTGAAAGGTCTGCCTCTAAACCTCCAGATCGACACATACGACATCAGCTCAGGAAACAACCAGCTGATCCACAGAGCCGCCTGCCAGATCAAGATTTTCTGCGACAAG GGTGCGGAGAGAAAAATGCGAgacgaggagaggaagagatcCAAACGGAGGGGAAAGAACACTCATGATGCCAACA CTAAGAAGTCTTCAGTGAATAACAACATCACCAGTGAGTTCACCATCTTGCAAACCGTGGATGACCACATAACCCAGCCAGTGTTCTTCATCCCAGAGACTCACCTCTCCGGGTTACAGCGCATG GTCATTCCGGCGGACGATGGCGAAAG GAGTTCTCTGAAGAGGCTGTATcaggacagagagcagagcagctcccCGTCCAGCAAACAGGCCCGCAGAGAAGACCCTCAGAGAG TTCTGCTGTATGTAAGGACAGGCTCTGAGGAGGTGTTTGATGCGCTCATGCTCAGCTCGCCAACACTCTCCGGCCTGCGAGACGCT ATTTCAGAAAAGTACGGCATGCAAAAAGACACCATTGGGAAAATCTACAAAAAATGCAAGCGAGG GATCTTCGTCAATATGGATGACAACATCATCGAACACTACACCAACCACTCGGCTTTCCTCATCGACGTGTCCGAGGCGCCGTCCGGCCAGTTCCAGATCACTCTCATTGAAGTATGA